From the Pangasianodon hypophthalmus isolate fPanHyp1 chromosome 17, fPanHyp1.pri, whole genome shotgun sequence genome, one window contains:
- the LOC113543468 gene encoding cortexin-3 isoform X2 yields MEPTFPRGDKDEVHVEKPGRMRAVRMRGEGLLWDDPLHFSWLMEAESFTSSVQAGGPMPGTAMTLEQKTTFAFVIFLFVFLCMLIVRCFRILLDPYRSMPTSTWADGLDGLEKGQFDYTLA; encoded by the exons ATGGAGCCCACATTCCCGCGGGGAGACAAAG atgaggtCCATGTGGAGAAGCCGGGCCGTATGCGTGCCGTGAGGATGCGTGGTGAGGGGCTACTGTGGGACGACCCTCTGCACTTCTCGTGGCTGATGGAGGCCGAGTCGTTCACATCGTCAGTGCAGGCAGGTGGCCCCATGCCCGGCACAGCCATGACACTCGAGCAGAAGACCACCTTCGCCTTTGTCATCTTCCTCTTTGTCTTCCTTTGCATGCTGATTGTGCGGTGCTTCCGCATCCTGCTGGACCCCTACCGCAGCATGCCCACCTCCACCTGGGCCGATGGCCTTGACGGGCTTGAGAAGGGCCAGTTTGATTACACACTAGCATAG
- the LOC113543468 gene encoding cortexin-3 isoform X1, translating into MKAGPRLLHASCNTTADEVHVEKPGRMRAVRMRGEGLLWDDPLHFSWLMEAESFTSSVQAGGPMPGTAMTLEQKTTFAFVIFLFVFLCMLIVRCFRILLDPYRSMPTSTWADGLDGLEKGQFDYTLA; encoded by the exons ATGAAAGCAGGACCCCGTCTACTCCATGCCTCATGCAACACGACTGCAG atgaggtCCATGTGGAGAAGCCGGGCCGTATGCGTGCCGTGAGGATGCGTGGTGAGGGGCTACTGTGGGACGACCCTCTGCACTTCTCGTGGCTGATGGAGGCCGAGTCGTTCACATCGTCAGTGCAGGCAGGTGGCCCCATGCCCGGCACAGCCATGACACTCGAGCAGAAGACCACCTTCGCCTTTGTCATCTTCCTCTTTGTCTTCCTTTGCATGCTGATTGTGCGGTGCTTCCGCATCCTGCTGGACCCCTACCGCAGCATGCCCACCTCCACCTGGGCCGATGGCCTTGACGGGCTTGAGAAGGGCCAGTTTGATTACACACTAGCATAG